One Trichosurus vulpecula isolate mTriVul1 chromosome 7, mTriVul1.pri, whole genome shotgun sequence genomic region harbors:
- the LOC118858585 gene encoding 60S ribosomal protein L12-like, with protein MFLRCTGGEVGATSALAPKIGPLGLSPKKVGDDITKATGDWKELRITVKLTIQNRQAQTEVVPSASTLIIKALKEPRQDRKKHKNIKHNGNISFDEIVNVA; from the coding sequence ATGTTTTTAAGGTGCACAGGTGGTGAAGTTGGTGCCACATCAGCTCTGGCCCCCAAAATTGGTCCCTTGGGTTTGTCTCCCAAGAAGGTTGGTGATGACATTACCAAAGCAACTGGTGACTGGAAAGAGCTAAGAATCACAGTGAAACTTACCATTCAGAACAGACAGGCCCAGACTGAGGTTGTGCCTTCTGCCTCAACCTTGATCATCAAAGCCCTAAAGGAACCTCGTCAGGAcagaaaaaagcataaaaatattaaacacaatgGAAACATCAGTTTCGATGAGATTGTCAACGTTGCCTGA